The Nicotiana tabacum cultivar K326 chromosome 5, ASM71507v2, whole genome shotgun sequence sequence TAGTGACCGGAAAATTGCATGTGAAACTCTGGCGAACGTCACCGTCGTCAAACTGGAGAACGCTGATATTCCCGAAGACGAAAAGGAACTTCCACCGGATTTCCCGCCGGAATCAATCTGTCTTCCAAAAGATGCCGAATTCGATTGGTTTGATAGAAACGCCGTTTTGGAGCGTAAAGAATCCGCCAAAGGTAACACTTCACACACTACGAACTTGATTCATGCGAATTCGAATGCGAGCTCTCAAAGACTTCCGTTGACTTTGAAGACTAAGACGACTTCGTTTTTCGGATTACCGAAGAGTAGCTCAGTTGATTCGAAGCGAAAAACGTGTAAACCGGCGAATATACGTTTTTTCCCGACTAAACGGTCTGAATCGGCATTGAAAGCGGTTACCGCTCCTGAACCGGTATCGCCGAAGGTATCATGCATTGGAAGAGTAAGATCGAAGAAAGGTCGCCGCCGGCAATCATGTGAAGATGCGAAAAAATGTGGAATATCTCTGGAGAGATCAAAGAGCAGAGGCGCTAAACGCAAAACCGGATTTTATTCACGTGTACTTTCGTTGCTCGGGTTTGGTCGGAGTAACATTAAACCGGTCAAGTCTAGTATAGAGACAACGAATGATTCTAGACCGGAAGAGCCGGTTCAACCGAGAAAGAGCAACGCTGTGAGTGTTGAACGGGTGTCAGAGCCAGCCGGTTTGGGAGGGATGATGCGGTTCAAGTCGGGCCGGAGATCGGGATCCTGGGCCGCCGAGGAAATCGGCATAGTAATTGCAGAGGCTTTGGGTTCAGATCAGAAAGTGGGTCCCAATAGAAGAAATTGAATTCCAGTCTTAAGTGATGGTTAAAATTGCACTATGTGAGGTCGTTAGTCCGACGTGGCAGTAAAATTGACGGCAattttcactttttctttttcgtttcaaCCAGCATTTTCACTAGTTGAGGTAAAAATAGAACGGcactttttttttcgatttttgctTGTTCATGCACTAGTATTTCGAGAATTATAATGTAAATTTTGTTATGAATAAGGTAGATATTATAATGCAAGATATAA is a genomic window containing:
- the LOC107824755 gene encoding uncharacterized protein LOC107824755, which translates into the protein MPQVDLEPPVPTYAGGNSDRKIACETLANVTVVKLENADIPEDEKELPPDFPPESICLPKDAEFDWFDRNAVLERKESAKGNTSHTTNLIHANSNASSQRLPLTLKTKTTSFFGLPKSSSVDSKRKTCKPANIRFFPTKRSESALKAVTAPEPVSPKVSCIGRVRSKKGRRRQSCEDAKKCGISLERSKSRGAKRKTGFYSRVLSLLGFGRSNIKPVKSSIETTNDSRPEEPVQPRKSNAVSVERVSEPAGLGGMMRFKSGRRSGSWAAEEIGIVIAEALGSDQKVGPNRRN